The stretch of DNA TTTCTCCGTAAATTGTATCTAGATATAACATTATAAAAATAGGTTGTAAAGCTAGGCTCAATTATAGGATTTTATTCCTTAAAAGACCGAAGGTTGAAACAGGCGTAGAAAAGAAGAAGTCAGGTGTAGTGTCACTAATAAGCAATGTCATTACCCTCTGAATTATATTGTTTTGCAAAGATTGTATGGATAATTAGCTGACTTACAGTTGATTAAATGGTATGTTAATTGTATACCGTTAGGTATCAATCACTATTAAGAAGAGCAGAATATTGTTAACTTACTTACTCCCTGCACCCCGCAGGGATTTTTTATAAATCTTGTTCAAAACGTTATCCAGTTCTATCTTCATCTTTAGTAGATATATGAAGAATATAACGTAAAATAAAATAGGCTACAAGTACGCCGAAAATACAGAACAATATTGTTGACATCAGAATAAATTAGTAATAGTTAACAAACAAATAAATGTATTCTTGTTCGGTTTACTTGTCCTATAACTTTTTTATAGTATAGGAAATACAATATACAAAAAAGTCGCATGAAGTAACCCCGACTTCAATAAATTTGCAAATTATTATCTCAGATAAATCCTATACCTTTTAACGGATCGAATCTTTACGTGAAGTATCTCGTTTTGTCGTATCTGGAGGAGGAACACTATCCGTTGAATTCATATTTGGATTGATATAGTTGGATGAATCATTGGGGTTGGTTTTATTCTCCCCCTTGTGAGATGAACAACCAATATAGGTTAAACAAGCTGCTACAGTTGCTATTACCAGAAAGTATCTTTTCATAATTAATTTATTGGTGTTTAATTGTTTTATGTAGTGAAAGAATTATGCCATTTAAGATTTGACTTATTTTACCTGTTTTTAGACCAAATATGTAGATATAGTTTCCTTAAATGAGGCGGATTTAGCAGAGAAATATTAAAATCTAACTGGTAAGATTTACTGTCCGGTCAAAAGTAAGTAAGAAAAAAAGACCCACATCGAGGATAGTGAGTCTTGTAAGTGATTAGTAAAATCAGTAGGTGAGTGTATTATATCCAAATGCATCAAATTTAGATTTTTGCATTTATCAACCTGTTGTCTGCATGTTTTCCCCGGTTATATTTCCGGTTTTAGATTTAGCTGGGGTTTCAGTTTCTTTCTCGCTAGTCTTACCTCCCATCAGATTTTGCATTAAATTTTCACCTAGTTTATCCACCAGCTCACGACCTTTTTCAGTATTAAGCAGCCTCCATATTACAACCCCTGTAGCTAATCCTGCTCCAAGTGTTATTAGTTGTTTTGTATTCATTATCTATTATTTTATGAAACGTTTTTATTCGGGTTTAAACTATTACAGATCTCTAACTTCAATTTGTTTAAGATCGTCTATAGCAGGTCCATTGATTACCACTCCTAAATTGGTAAATCTTGAACCATGACAAGGGCAATCAAATGTTTTCTCATCATCATTCCATTTTAATAAACATCCCAAATGCGGACAAATTGCATTAAATGCGTGAAGCTGACCGCTTAAGTCCCTGTAAACTGCAACTTTTAGAGCGTTATGATTAATAATTGCTCCTTTGTTAAAATCAAGTTCAATGGTTGAACTAATCTCGCTTTTATGCAAATAATCTGCATATTGGAATACCATATTACTGACTTCATGTAAGTAATCACTTACAACTTTCATGTTAATTCGGTTGGGTGAATATAAATCAGCCCACGGATTACTTTTTTCGTTAATCAAATCACTGATAAGAATGCCTGCAATAGTGCCATGAGTAATTCCATTTCCCGAATCTCCTGTTACAATATAGACGTTCGCACTATCTGGATTCTTTCCAATGAAACCCAAAAAGTCTAATGGTTCCATAACCTGACCTGACCATCTGAACTGAACATCTTCCAATTCAGGAAACCTTTGTTTAGTCCAATTTGCAAGGTTTATGTATCGCTCGTCGGCATCTTTTTTTTCTCTTTCGGGCTGTCCCGTCTTATGATCTTCGCCACCACATATTAATAGATCATAATTATCATCAAAATGCTGTAATCGTACATAATGGTAAGGGTGGGTGATCCACTCTGAATGCTGGTCGCCGGTATCCCACCATAAAGCATAAGGAAGTCTGCCTTTAGGGATTTTTTGCGAAATAACATAAGTTCGATAAGGAAACTGCTTAGTATGAATAGTAAATAGATTATTTATGGGCGTATTAGTGGCAACAACAATTTGGTTTGCTTTAATTTTGAAATTGTTAATCTCAATATAGTTACCGTCAATTTTACCTGCATGCGACTCAGTATAAATCTGGCCGCCATTTAATAAAATCGATTTACATAGACCCTGTAAGTACTTCATAGGATGAAATTGGCCCTGTGATGGAAATTTTAGACAAGGACCTTTTTCATAAGGGATACCAGGTACTTCATTTAACAATTCGGTTTTTATCCCCACGTTTAAGGTGGCCGTATGTTCATTCTGCAAACTTTCAATGGTATCCGTCGGATGAAGGAAAAGGTAGCCAGGAATCTCCATGAAATCGCAATCGATCTCTTCTGTTAAAATCGTTTTTTTATAAATTCGATTGCAGCTGTGTGACTTTCTGCAACTATTTGCGCACCTTCTTTTCCATGATATTTTTCAATATTGAAATAACGATCATCATATGCGTTGGAGATGTGTGCTGTTGTTCTGCCAGTTTCACCACTCCCGATATAACCATCTTCAATAACAATCACTTTCTTTCCCGATTTTA from Solitalea canadensis DSM 3403 encodes:
- a CDS encoding FAD-dependent oxidoreductase; translated protein: MEIPGYLFLHPTDTIESLQNEHTATLNVGIKTELLNEVPGIPYEKGPCLKFPSQGQFHPMKYLQGLCKSILLNGGQIYTESHAGKIDGNYIEINNFKIKANQIVVATNTPINNLFTIHTKQFPYRTYVISQKIPKGRLPYALWWDTGDQHSEWITHPYHYVRLQHFDDNYDLLICGGEDHKTGQPEREKKDADERYINLANWTKQRFPELEDVQFRWSGQVMEPLDFLGFIGKNPDSANVYIVTGDSGNGITHGTIAGILISDLINEKSNPWADLYSPNRINMKVVSDYLHEVSNMVFQYADYLHKSEISSTIELDFNKGAIINHNALKVAVYRDLSGQLHAFNAICPHLGCLLKWNDDEKTFDCPCHGSRFTNLGVVINGPAIDDLKQIEVRDL
- a CDS encoding NAD(P)/FAD-dependent oxidoreductase, producing MDSSNASRDDYLTSGKNVSFWISSIAPLKFTPVSASMETEVVIIGGGIAGLSIAYCLIKSGKKVIVIEDGYIGSGETGRTTAHISNAYDDRYFNIEKYHGKEGAQIVAESHTAAIEFIKKRF